The Limnochorda sp. LNt genome includes a region encoding these proteins:
- a CDS encoding ferritin-like domain-containing protein, producing MGAKGRQIVELDVGQLVQELKRAYLDELLAFYSYWITAAVAEGFDGEELAEHFQEEAKEELEHARRLAERIQELGGDPVVPPSQWEAGANAPFTAPRPDRTDARGMLEDQLKAEAGAIETYNRIAKMTFGKDPVTYHLVTELLADEVGHEEFLENLLGKR from the coding sequence ATGGGAGCCAAGGGACGGCAGATCGTCGAGCTCGACGTGGGGCAGCTGGTGCAGGAGTTGAAGCGGGCCTACCTGGACGAGCTCCTGGCCTTCTACTCGTACTGGATCACCGCCGCCGTGGCGGAGGGCTTCGACGGCGAGGAGCTGGCCGAGCACTTCCAGGAGGAGGCCAAGGAGGAGCTCGAGCATGCCCGGCGCCTGGCCGAGCGGATCCAGGAGCTGGGCGGTGACCCCGTGGTGCCGCCCTCCCAGTGGGAGGCGGGCGCCAACGCGCCCTTCACGGCGCCCCGCCCCGATCGCACCGACGCCCGGGGGATGCTGGAGGATCAGCTCAAGGCCGAGGCGGGTGCCATCGAGACGTACAACCGCATCGCCAAGATGACCTTCGGCAAGGACCCCGTCACGTACCACCTGGTGACGGAGCTCCTGGCCGACGAGGTGGGGCACGAGGAGTTCTTGGAGAACTTGCTGGGCAAGCGGTGA
- the folP gene encoding dihydropteroate synthase, with product MRTRRYAVGERTYVMGILNVTPDSFSDGEAYLEPSAAIRRALEMVQEGADLIDVGGESTRPGSQEVPVDEELRRVLPVIRAVSAETDVPVSIDTRKARVAEAAVEAGAQLVNDVSGLAYDPDMARTVARLGVGVVIMHMRGTPATMQGLTTYRDVVADSARELVERLYAALAAGVDPDRIVVDPGFGFAKTAEHNYELLARLGEWHRLATLPGAPAPPLLVGTSRKSFVGKALGDVPPLERLEGTAATVALAVAGGADIVRVHDVAAMRKVAAVADAVCRGPWRRCQSPPERTYTVEVQGMTFSARHGVYEAERAARQPFAVDVRLWLRTAPRDDRLETTVDYAEVYRAVQEVVEGPSVQLIETLADRVADAIVARYGPRLRRLQVRVHKPGAPLGGPVQDVAATVERAGT from the coding sequence GTGCGCACCCGCCGCTACGCGGTGGGCGAGCGGACCTACGTCATGGGCATCCTCAACGTCACGCCCGACTCCTTCTCCGATGGGGAGGCGTACCTGGAGCCTTCCGCCGCCATCCGCCGGGCCCTGGAGATGGTGCAGGAGGGCGCTGACCTCATCGACGTCGGGGGCGAGTCGACCCGGCCCGGCTCGCAGGAGGTGCCGGTCGACGAGGAGCTGCGCCGGGTCCTCCCCGTCATCCGAGCCGTGTCCGCGGAGACCGACGTGCCCGTCTCCATCGACACCCGCAAGGCCCGAGTGGCCGAGGCTGCGGTAGAGGCGGGGGCGCAGCTCGTCAACGACGTCTCCGGGCTCGCCTACGATCCCGACATGGCCCGCACCGTAGCCCGCCTGGGCGTCGGGGTGGTCATCATGCACATGCGCGGCACCCCCGCCACCATGCAGGGCCTGACCACCTACCGGGACGTGGTGGCCGACTCCGCCCGGGAGCTGGTCGAGCGCCTGTACGCGGCCCTGGCGGCCGGAGTCGACCCCGATCGCATCGTCGTCGACCCGGGCTTCGGCTTCGCCAAGACGGCCGAGCACAACTATGAGCTGCTGGCACGCCTGGGCGAGTGGCACCGCCTGGCGACGCTGCCCGGTGCACCGGCGCCGCCGCTGCTGGTGGGGACGTCCCGCAAGAGCTTCGTCGGCAAGGCCCTGGGTGACGTGCCCCCGCTCGAGCGCCTGGAGGGCACCGCGGCCACCGTCGCGCTGGCCGTGGCCGGGGGGGCCGACATCGTCCGGGTGCACGACGTGGCGGCGATGCGCAAGGTGGCGGCCGTGGCCGATGCGGTCTGCCGGGGGCCGTGGCGCCGCTGCCAATCGCCCCCGGAGCGGACGTACACCGTCGAGGTGCAGGGCATGACCTTCTCGGCGCGCCACGGCGTCTACGAGGCGGAGCGGGCCGCCCGGCAACCCTTCGCCGTCGACGTGCGGCTCTGGCTGCGGACGGCCCCTCGCGACGACCGTCTGGAGACCACGGTCGACTACGCCGAGGTGTACCGGGCCGTGCAGGAGGTGGTGGAGGGCCCCAGCGTCCAGCTCATCGAGACCCTCGCCGACCGGGTCGCCGACGCCATCGTCGCCCGGTACGGGCCGCGCCTGCGCCGGCTCCAGGTCCGGGTGCACAAGCCCGGCGCCCCCCTGGGCGGCCCGGTCCAGGACGTGGCGGCCACCGTGGAGCGTGCTGGGACCTGA
- the folK gene encoding 2-amino-4-hydroxy-6-hydroxymethyldihydropteridine diphosphokinase encodes MPTTSPVVVYLSLGSNLGDRAANLRRAVDAVAALSDTSVERLSDVYETRPWGPVSQPDFLNLAAAISTTLGPEQLLRGLQAIETALRRVRRVRWGPRTIDIDILLYGETHLASPELTLPHPRMLERAFVLVPLAEIAPDLMVAGRSVADHLRSLGDVSGQVRRLGPLRGQS; translated from the coding sequence ATGCCAACCACCTCGCCTGTCGTCGTCTACCTCAGCCTGGGCTCCAATCTCGGGGACCGGGCGGCCAACCTGCGCCGGGCCGTCGATGCGGTGGCCGCGCTATCCGACACCTCCGTCGAGCGGCTATCGGACGTCTACGAGACCCGGCCGTGGGGGCCCGTCTCCCAGCCGGACTTCCTCAACCTGGCGGCTGCCATCTCCACCACCCTCGGCCCCGAGCAGCTGCTGCGGGGCCTCCAGGCCATCGAGACGGCGCTGCGGCGGGTGCGCAGGGTGCGCTGGGGGCCCCGCACCATCGACATCGACATCCTGCTCTACGGCGAGACCCATCTGGCCTCTCCCGAGCTGACCCTGCCTCATCCCCGCATGCTGGAGCGGGCCTTCGTCCTGGTGCCCCTGGCCGAGATCGCGCCGGACCTGATGGTGGCCGGCCGCTCGGTCGCCGACCACCTGCGGTCGCTGGGCGACGTGAGCGGCCAGGTGCGCCGCCTCGGGCCGCTGCGGGGTCAGTCCTGA
- the folP gene encoding dihydropteroate synthase encodes MQDAPRTVTFGPKRFCFGRRTYVMGVLNVTRDSFSDGGRYLAFDRAVARAEEMVEEGADIIDVGAESARLEAEKLDPAAELERLLPVIEWIARHLEVAISVDTYKSVVAEAVLQAGAHIINDISGLHEDPEMAGVVARHGAGLVVMHLQGSARQPARQPRYDDVVAEVTAYLQASIQTARQAGVAPDRIMVDPGIGVGKLTEHNLALLRELPRLKALGHPILVGHSRTSVIGNLVDAPIGDRLEGTLGATAALVALGVDVVRVHDVRANVRAARVADAILRGWTPPWPWAFDAVTGEQRRPLRSLRELARQD; translated from the coding sequence GTGCAAGACGCCCCCCGCACGGTGACGTTCGGCCCGAAGCGCTTCTGCTTTGGACGCCGCACCTACGTCATGGGCGTCCTCAACGTGACGCGCGACTCCTTTTCCGACGGGGGCCGCTACCTGGCCTTCGATCGGGCCGTCGCCCGGGCCGAGGAGATGGTCGAAGAAGGAGCCGACATCATTGACGTCGGCGCTGAGAGTGCCCGTCTTGAGGCCGAGAAGTTGGACCCCGCCGCGGAGCTGGAGCGCCTGCTGCCCGTCATCGAGTGGATCGCTCGCCACCTCGAGGTGGCCATCTCGGTCGACACGTACAAGAGCGTGGTGGCGGAGGCCGTCTTGCAGGCCGGTGCCCACATCATCAACGACATCAGCGGCCTCCACGAGGACCCCGAGATGGCAGGCGTGGTGGCGCGCCACGGGGCGGGGCTCGTCGTCATGCACTTGCAGGGCAGCGCCCGCCAGCCGGCACGCCAGCCCCGCTACGACGACGTGGTGGCGGAGGTGACGGCCTACCTGCAGGCGTCGATCCAGACGGCCCGACAGGCGGGCGTCGCGCCGGACCGGATCATGGTGGACCCCGGCATCGGCGTGGGCAAGCTGACCGAGCACAACCTGGCCCTCCTGCGGGAGCTCCCGCGGCTCAAGGCCCTGGGCCACCCGATCCTGGTGGGCCACTCGCGCACCAGCGTCATCGGCAACCTCGTCGACGCCCCCATCGGGGACCGCCTGGAGGGGACCCTGGGCGCGACCGCCGCCCTGGTGGCGCTGGGGGTGGACGTGGTACGGGTGCACGACGTGCGCGCCAACGTACGCGCGGCCCGCGTGGCGGATGCCATCCTGCGAGGCTGGACCCCGCCGTGGCCGTGGGCCTTCGACGCGGTGACCGGCGAGCAGCGGCGGCCGTTGCGCTCCCTGCGGGAGCTGGCGCGTCAGGACTGA
- a CDS encoding putative bifunctional diguanylate cyclase/phosphodiesterase, with amino-acid sequence MGRQRVQRVWRPVVVYLVVAWAWILVSDLLLYRVLPPGASWLPAASIAKGLLFVLVTGLLLFRAISVELRALERTSDQVRLLNDGLRLLASVQRLFGRSDEPRRLVDDACRLLVDGRHLVAAWIAALDESGTGVRLWGQCDFGEGGGDEAPGSGHAERLLFSRPASIALREGRAATVALDELPRDDPQRALARAGARLAVALPMKHHGRVLGVMGLYAAGAWHPDGRWLSLLQEIADAVATGLYVASLERARQESERLVRLQLVRAEAMRDRDPLTGVYNRQRFERFVGDEVESSRSEGRPFALVVLDLDRFTEVNARFGHSAGDQVLRVVALRLQQAVRLAERIGRIGGDAFAVLLPGVDAQQALATARAVLDRVCGSPVEVGGASVPVRATAGVAAFPDHGRTRIELLNALDTALLSAREQHVPLAMFDPASHSLRLQAYGRGEEVRRALLDGRIVPALQPVVDLRSGAIWGYEVLARIKGDGQVIEASRFIREAEAYGLMEQLESQMLQHVADLWASGRLGERRLFVNVALDLLGEASYRRLLLETLDRHPGLARRVVLELTERHSLPEGEAVTRFVESLKSRGAQLALDDFGAGYSSLGYFRRVPIDYVKIDGSLVRGVARSEMDERVVAAMRRVAQELGAETVAEWIEDEPTAVTLRELGIRFGQGYYLGRPFLAEELLASPDRGDGVGR; translated from the coding sequence ATGGGCCGGCAGAGGGTGCAGCGGGTGTGGCGTCCCGTCGTCGTCTATCTCGTCGTCGCCTGGGCATGGATCCTCGTCTCCGATCTCCTGCTGTACCGGGTGCTGCCCCCCGGCGCGTCGTGGCTGCCCGCCGCCAGTATCGCCAAGGGGCTCCTCTTCGTCCTGGTGACGGGGCTGTTGCTCTTCCGGGCCATTTCTGTCGAGTTGCGGGCGCTCGAGCGCACTTCTGACCAGGTGCGTCTGCTCAACGACGGCCTGCGCCTGCTCGCCTCGGTGCAGCGCCTCTTCGGTCGCAGCGACGAACCCCGACGCCTGGTGGACGACGCCTGTCGCCTGCTGGTGGACGGGCGCCACCTGGTAGCTGCCTGGATCGCCGCGCTCGACGAGTCGGGCACGGGGGTGCGGCTCTGGGGCCAGTGCGATTTCGGAGAGGGCGGGGGCGACGAGGCCCCGGGCTCCGGACATGCCGAGCGGCTCCTCTTCTCCCGCCCCGCCTCCATCGCCTTGCGCGAGGGGCGCGCCGCGACCGTGGCGCTCGACGAGTTGCCCCGTGACGACCCCCAGCGGGCCCTGGCGCGGGCAGGGGCCCGGCTGGCGGTGGCGTTGCCCATGAAGCACCACGGCAGGGTACTGGGCGTGATGGGTCTCTACGCGGCCGGCGCGTGGCATCCCGATGGCCGATGGCTCTCGCTGCTCCAGGAGATCGCCGACGCGGTGGCCACGGGGCTCTACGTGGCCTCGCTGGAGCGGGCGCGCCAGGAGAGCGAGCGCCTGGTGCGGCTGCAACTGGTGCGGGCCGAGGCGATGCGGGACCGCGACCCCCTGACGGGCGTGTACAACCGCCAGCGCTTCGAGCGGTTCGTCGGCGACGAGGTGGAGAGCAGTCGGTCCGAGGGGCGACCGTTCGCGCTGGTGGTGCTGGACCTGGACCGCTTCACCGAGGTCAACGCCCGCTTCGGGCACAGCGCGGGCGACCAGGTGTTGCGGGTGGTGGCGTTGCGGCTCCAGCAGGCGGTACGGCTGGCCGAGCGGATCGGGCGCATCGGGGGCGACGCCTTCGCCGTGCTGCTGCCCGGCGTGGACGCCCAGCAGGCGCTCGCCACCGCCCGCGCCGTCCTGGACCGGGTCTGCGGCTCGCCGGTCGAGGTCGGCGGCGCCAGCGTACCCGTCAGGGCCACCGCGGGCGTGGCCGCCTTTCCCGATCACGGGCGCACCCGCATCGAGCTCCTCAACGCTCTCGACACCGCCCTCTTGTCGGCGCGTGAGCAGCACGTGCCGCTGGCCATGTTCGACCCGGCCTCCCACTCGTTGCGGCTCCAGGCCTACGGACGCGGGGAGGAGGTCCGACGGGCACTGCTGGATGGACGCATCGTGCCCGCCCTCCAACCGGTGGTCGACCTGCGCTCGGGCGCGATCTGGGGATACGAGGTCCTGGCACGCATCAAGGGGGACGGCCAGGTCATCGAGGCCAGCCGCTTCATCCGGGAGGCCGAGGCGTACGGGTTGATGGAGCAGCTGGAGTCGCAGATGCTGCAGCACGTGGCCGACCTGTGGGCCAGCGGCAGGCTGGGCGAGCGGCGGCTCTTCGTCAACGTGGCGCTGGATCTGCTGGGGGAGGCGAGCTATCGCCGGCTCTTGCTGGAGACGCTCGATCGGCATCCGGGCCTGGCGCGGCGGGTGGTGCTGGAGCTGACCGAGCGCCACTCGCTGCCGGAGGGGGAGGCCGTCACCCGGTTCGTCGAGTCGCTCAAGTCTCGAGGGGCCCAGCTGGCGCTGGACGACTTCGGAGCGGGTTACTCCTCGCTCGGCTATTTCCGACGGGTGCCCATCGACTACGTCAAGATCGACGGGAGCCTGGTGCGGGGCGTGGCACGCAGCGAGATGGACGAGCGGGTGGTCGCGGCCATGCGACGGGTGGCTCAGGAGCTGGGAGCCGAGACCGTCGCCGAGTGGATCGAGGACGAGCCGACCGCCGTCACCCTGCGAGAGCTGGGCATACGCTTCGGCCAGGGCTACTACCTGGGCCGCCCCTTCCTGGCCGAGGAGCTGCTGGCGTCGCCTGACCGGGGCGACGGGGTGGGGCGATAG
- a CDS encoding HD-GYP domain-containing protein: MAAAGPDASSSHLLASLRQVETAFDATLGALAAALDTRAQESPGHSQRVAAYTLELATAVGIDDPGVLANLRRGAILHDVGKILVPESILRKAGPLNADEWRIMRLHPELGYQILQGVAFLRDAAEIPLYHHERWDGSGYPRGLQGPQIPLSARLFAIADWLDAITSERSYRPAESFEKARETIAQAGGRAFDPEIVEAFLAIPVARWEALREEVGRASPITLGILPPGRMTPGSRA, from the coding sequence ATGGCAGCTGCGGGGCCGGATGCGTCGTCTTCTCACCTGCTGGCCTCTCTGCGCCAGGTCGAGACGGCCTTCGACGCCACGTTGGGGGCCCTGGCCGCGGCGCTCGATACGCGCGCCCAGGAGAGTCCCGGCCACTCCCAGCGCGTCGCCGCCTACACCCTGGAGTTGGCCACGGCCGTCGGCATCGACGACCCGGGCGTGCTCGCCAACCTGCGTCGAGGCGCCATCCTCCATGACGTCGGCAAGATCCTGGTGCCGGAGAGCATCCTGCGAAAGGCGGGCCCGCTCAACGCGGACGAATGGCGCATCATGCGCCTGCACCCCGAGCTGGGCTACCAGATCCTGCAAGGCGTCGCCTTCCTACGGGACGCAGCCGAGATTCCCCTTTACCACCACGAGCGCTGGGATGGCTCCGGCTACCCCAGGGGCCTCCAGGGGCCCCAGATCCCGCTGTCGGCCCGGCTGTTCGCGATCGCCGACTGGCTCGACGCCATCACGTCGGAGCGCTCCTACCGACCCGCCGAGAGCTTCGAGAAGGCCCGGGAGACCATCGCACAGGCCGGAGGGCGCGCCTTCGACCCCGAGATCGTGGAGGCCTTCTTGGCCATCCCGGTCGCCCGCTGGGAAGCGCTGCGCGAGGAGGTCGGTCGGGCCTCCCCCATCACCCTGGGCATCCTGCCGCCGGGACGGATGACGCCCGGGTCGCGAGCGTGA
- a CDS encoding dicarboxylate/amino acid:cation symporter — translation MQESFWQRYWRFPIIWKVLIGFVAGAVTGLVVGPSIEVVQPLGTLFLRLLQMLVMPLVFFTLIVGAASIRPSQLGRAGVKILVYYLLTSAVAVTLGVLLALAVSPGQGLSMPGQGGEARMPPPISQVLLGIVPTNPFAALAQGDVLAVIFFALVVGVALGALRHSGEAGRASLSEGLLAIFRGINEVMFVLVRGVLEYAPIGVFALIAVTLGRTGVAALVPLAKLTGVVYGGVLLQILFYSLLLALLGVGLRRFWSAAQEPMAMAFVTRSSNGTLPVTMRAAGRLGIREALYGFSLPLGATINMDGTALYIGASVVFVANVAGIDLTPGQLLGVIVTGVLASIGTAGVPGAGLIMLSLAITQAGLPMAPVGLVAGIDAILDMVRTMCNVTGDLVGTQVVARTEPDFVEAPTRAPAEGVGVPS, via the coding sequence GTGCAGGAGTCCTTCTGGCAGCGTTATTGGCGCTTTCCCATCATCTGGAAGGTCCTGATCGGGTTCGTGGCGGGCGCCGTGACGGGACTCGTGGTAGGGCCGTCCATCGAGGTCGTGCAGCCGCTGGGCACGCTCTTCCTGCGGCTGCTGCAGATGCTGGTGATGCCGCTCGTCTTCTTCACCCTCATCGTGGGGGCCGCCTCCATCCGGCCGTCGCAGCTGGGCCGGGCGGGGGTCAAGATCCTGGTCTACTACCTGCTGACCTCGGCCGTGGCAGTGACGCTGGGCGTGTTGCTGGCGCTGGCGGTGAGCCCGGGCCAGGGCCTGTCGATGCCGGGCCAGGGGGGCGAGGCCCGCATGCCGCCGCCGATCAGTCAGGTGCTCCTGGGCATCGTCCCCACCAATCCGTTCGCGGCCCTGGCGCAGGGCGACGTGCTGGCCGTCATCTTCTTCGCCCTGGTGGTGGGCGTGGCGCTGGGCGCGCTGCGCCACTCGGGAGAGGCGGGGCGGGCGTCGCTGAGCGAGGGCCTCTTGGCCATCTTCCGCGGCATCAATGAAGTCATGTTCGTGCTGGTACGGGGCGTGCTGGAGTACGCCCCCATCGGCGTCTTCGCCCTCATCGCGGTGACGCTGGGGCGGACCGGTGTCGCGGCGCTGGTGCCCCTGGCCAAGCTGACGGGCGTGGTGTACGGCGGGGTCCTCCTTCAAATCCTCTTCTACTCGCTCTTGCTCGCCTTGCTGGGAGTCGGGCTCCGCCGGTTTTGGAGCGCCGCGCAGGAGCCCATGGCGATGGCCTTCGTCACCCGCTCCAGCAACGGCACGTTGCCCGTCACCATGCGGGCCGCCGGGCGGCTCGGCATTCGCGAGGCGCTGTACGGCTTCTCGTTGCCGCTGGGGGCCACCATCAACATGGACGGCACGGCGCTGTACATCGGGGCGTCGGTGGTCTTCGTGGCCAACGTGGCGGGTATCGATCTGACACCGGGCCAGCTGCTGGGCGTCATCGTCACGGGGGTGCTGGCCTCCATCGGCACCGCTGGCGTGCCGGGCGCGGGCCTCATCATGCTGTCGCTGGCCATCACCCAGGCGGGGTTGCCGATGGCGCCGGTGGGGCTGGTGGCCGGCATCGACGCCATCCTCGACATGGTGCGGACCATGTGCAACGTGACGGGCGACCTCGTCGGCACCCAGGTCGTGGCCCGCACCGAGCCCGACTTCGTGGAGGCGCCGACCCGGGCGCCGGCCGAGGGGGTCGGTGTGCCGAGCTGA
- a CDS encoding aldehyde dehydrogenase family protein: MAERYHNFIEGEWVPALDGQVQEDRSPADRDRVVAEVPRSSGADVSRAVEAARRALAGWSRTSPVGRGEILYRAAAIVRSRAESIARLLSLEEGKPIGESRAEVARAAQILEYFGGEGARLAGETLPSSRPGVFLFTVREPLGVVGIVTPWNFPIAIPAWKLAPALVAGNTVVFKPASQAPATGLELVRALAEAGLPPGVLNAVVGPGSVVGEALLGAEGVRAVSFTGSTAVGSRLYQDASRRGLRCQCEMGGKNPLVVLADADLERAVEVALDGAFRSAGQRCTATSRIIVERPIAAAFVERFVERAAALRVGDPLDEATYVGPVVDETQMESILGYIRTGVEEGARLVLGGRRLTEGELGRGFYVAPTVFVEARSQMTIAQEEIFGPVVAILEAADFDEAVRLANDTRYGLSASVCTRDLARAHRFIREVEAGVVGVNVPTAGVEFQAPFGGTKASGTPFKEQGKVAVDFYSQLKTVALRYEG; this comes from the coding sequence ATGGCGGAGCGGTACCACAACTTCATCGAGGGTGAGTGGGTGCCCGCACTCGACGGGCAGGTCCAGGAGGATCGCAGCCCCGCGGACCGGGACCGGGTGGTGGCGGAGGTGCCACGCTCGTCCGGGGCCGACGTCAGCCGGGCGGTCGAGGCCGCCCGGCGCGCCTTGGCGGGGTGGAGCCGCACCAGCCCCGTAGGTCGGGGCGAGATCCTGTACCGGGCGGCCGCCATCGTCCGCAGCCGCGCCGAGTCCATCGCCCGGCTGTTGAGCCTGGAGGAGGGCAAGCCCATCGGGGAGTCACGGGCCGAGGTGGCGCGGGCCGCCCAGATCCTGGAGTACTTCGGGGGCGAGGGAGCCCGGCTGGCGGGCGAGACGCTGCCATCATCCCGCCCGGGGGTCTTCCTCTTCACCGTGCGGGAGCCGCTGGGCGTCGTCGGCATCGTCACCCCGTGGAACTTCCCCATCGCCATCCCTGCCTGGAAGCTGGCGCCGGCCCTGGTGGCCGGCAACACCGTCGTCTTCAAGCCGGCCAGCCAGGCGCCCGCCACGGGGCTGGAGCTGGTGCGGGCCCTGGCCGAGGCGGGGCTGCCGCCCGGCGTCCTCAACGCCGTGGTGGGACCCGGCTCCGTGGTGGGCGAGGCACTGCTCGGGGCCGAGGGCGTGCGGGCCGTCTCCTTCACGGGCTCGACGGCCGTCGGCTCCCGGCTGTACCAGGACGCGTCGCGCCGGGGCCTGCGGTGCCAGTGCGAGATGGGCGGCAAGAACCCGCTGGTCGTGCTGGCCGACGCCGATCTGGAGCGAGCCGTGGAGGTGGCGCTGGACGGCGCCTTCCGATCGGCGGGGCAGCGGTGCACCGCCACCAGCCGGATCATCGTGGAGCGGCCCATCGCCGCGGCGTTCGTGGAGCGCTTCGTGGAGCGGGCGGCGGCGCTGCGGGTCGGCGACCCCCTCGACGAGGCGACCTACGTGGGGCCCGTGGTGGACGAGACCCAGATGGAGAGCATCCTCGGCTACATCCGTACCGGCGTCGAGGAGGGGGCCCGGCTGGTGCTGGGAGGCCGCCGCCTGACGGAGGGGGAGCTGGGGCGGGGCTTCTACGTCGCGCCGACGGTCTTCGTGGAGGCGCGCTCGCAGATGACCATCGCCCAGGAGGAGATCTTCGGTCCCGTGGTGGCCATCCTCGAGGCCGCGGACTTCGACGAGGCCGTCCGGCTGGCCAACGACACCCGCTACGGCCTGTCGGCCTCGGTCTGCACCCGCGACCTGGCCCGGGCGCACCGCTTCATCCGGGAGGTGGAGGCGGGGGTGGTGGGGGTCAACGTGCCCACGGCGGGCGTCGAGTTCCAGGCGCCCTTCGGCGGGACCAAGGCCTCCGGCACCCCCTTCAAGGAGCAGGGCAAGGTGGCCGTCGACTTCTACTCCCAGCTCAAGACCGTCGCCCTCCGCTACGAGGGCTGA
- a CDS encoding trans-sulfuration enzyme family protein, protein MPEASEPFERHDRSWRLETVAARAGHDRPPVEERPVSPPIYQTAVFEFDSLAHLARVEAAQGTGPPRSFSYSREANPTVATLERSVAALEGAEDAWAAASGMGAIFTTLWGLLGPGDHVVLPEEVYGGTYRAVAEELARFGVTFTQVDVGDPAAVRQALRPSTGVVLAETISNPLMRVPDLPALASLVREHGRCRLVVDNTFATPILCRPLALGADLVVESATKFMGGHGDVSLGVVAGPAELVSQIRRKGMVLGATAGPFEAWLVLRGLETLALRIQRQSANALELARRLAAHPAVERVHYPGLEPAGGPATRVLSGGFGAMLAFVLRDASPSSGPQSPVPLVVERFVTALEMVRLVPSLGEVCTTLSHPASTSHRALPPDQRRRLGIVDRLVRVSVGAEAIDDIWRDVERALAQVARAAGVGLPVTHRTPGSPCPGRAARGGSRAQPS, encoded by the coding sequence ATGCCTGAGGCATCCGAGCCTTTCGAGCGGCACGACCGGTCGTGGCGCCTCGAGACCGTCGCGGCCCGTGCCGGGCACGATCGCCCGCCCGTGGAGGAGCGACCGGTCTCGCCGCCCATCTATCAGACGGCCGTCTTCGAGTTCGACAGCCTCGCGCACCTGGCCCGAGTCGAAGCGGCTCAGGGCACCGGCCCGCCCCGCAGCTTCTCTTACAGCCGGGAGGCCAACCCCACGGTGGCGACGCTGGAGCGGTCGGTGGCGGCCCTGGAGGGCGCCGAGGACGCCTGGGCTGCCGCCTCGGGCATGGGCGCCATCTTCACGACCCTGTGGGGGCTGCTCGGCCCGGGCGATCACGTCGTGCTGCCCGAGGAGGTGTACGGGGGCACCTACCGGGCGGTGGCCGAGGAGCTGGCGCGCTTCGGCGTCACCTTCACCCAGGTGGACGTGGGCGACCCGGCGGCGGTGCGCCAGGCGCTACGGCCGTCGACCGGGGTGGTGCTGGCCGAGACCATCAGCAATCCCCTCATGCGAGTGCCCGACCTGCCCGCCCTGGCGAGCCTCGTGCGGGAGCACGGGCGCTGTCGGCTCGTGGTCGACAACACGTTCGCCACCCCCATCCTCTGCCGGCCCCTGGCGCTGGGGGCGGATCTGGTGGTGGAGAGCGCTACCAAGTTCATGGGAGGGCACGGCGACGTCTCGCTGGGCGTCGTGGCCGGCCCGGCGGAGCTGGTCTCGCAGATACGGCGCAAGGGCATGGTGCTGGGCGCCACGGCCGGCCCCTTCGAGGCCTGGCTGGTGCTGCGGGGGCTCGAGACACTGGCGCTTCGCATCCAGCGGCAGAGCGCCAATGCCCTGGAGCTGGCGCGCCGGCTGGCCGCCCATCCCGCCGTGGAGCGGGTCCACTATCCCGGACTCGAGCCCGCCGGCGGCCCGGCGACCCGGGTGCTGTCGGGCGGATTCGGGGCCATGCTGGCCTTCGTCCTGCGCGACGCGTCGCCGTCGTCCGGCCCGCAGTCGCCCGTGCCGCTCGTGGTCGAGCGCTTCGTGACGGCGCTGGAGATGGTGCGCCTGGTCCCCAGCCTGGGCGAAGTCTGCACCACCCTCTCTCACCCCGCCTCCACCTCGCATCGCGCCCTCCCGCCCGATCAGCGCCGGCGGCTCGGCATCGTCGACCGGCTGGTGCGGGTCTCGGTCGGGGCGGAGGCCATCGACGACATCTGGCGCGACGTGGAGCGGGCGCTGGCGCAGGTGGCCCGGGCAGCGGGGGTCGGCCTCCCCGTCACGCACCGCACGCCAGGATCGCCTTGCCCGGGTCGAGCAGCCCGCGGGGGTTCCCGGGCTCAGCCCTCGTAG